In Dolichospermum flos-aquae CCAP 1403/13F, the following proteins share a genomic window:
- the gcvH gene encoding glycine cleavage system protein GcvH, whose product MSFEYPQDLRYLDSHEYFRLDGDIATIGISEFAVDQLGDIVFLELPEINDVITLNDQFGTIESVKAVEHLNSPISGTVIERNQAVIDSPEDIAEDPYGEGWLIKVRINDAAEIEDAMTADKYRALVEGE is encoded by the coding sequence ATGTCTTTTGAATATCCCCAAGATTTGCGATACTTAGATTCCCATGAATATTTTCGTCTAGATGGCGACATTGCTACTATCGGTATTTCCGAATTTGCTGTTGATCAATTAGGTGATATTGTTTTTTTGGAACTGCCAGAAATTAATGATGTTATCACTCTAAATGACCAATTTGGTACAATTGAATCAGTAAAAGCCGTAGAACACCTGAATTCACCAATCAGCGGTACTGTCATAGAACGGAATCAAGCTGTAATTGACTCTCCTGAAGATATAGCAGAAGATCCCTATGGAGAAGGTTGGTTAATTAAAGTGCGTATTAATGATGCTGCTGAAATAGAAGACGCTATGACAGCAGATAAATATCGCGCTTTGGTAGAAGGTGAGTAA
- the gcvT gene encoding glycine cleavage system aminomethyltransferase GcvT, with product MANQENTPLSAVAHGGNPQDRAASQSLTRTPLYQMGVELKARFTSFGGWEMPIQYSGITQEHHAVRNTAGMFDISHMGKFTLQGKNLISQLEYLVPSDLSRLQPGQAQYTVLLNPQGGIIDDIIIYYQDTDSAGKQNLVIIVNASTTDKDKQWLLAHLDLDVVKFQDLSQDKILIAVQGPTATHSLQSLISADLSPIKAFGHLETTIFGKHAFLARTGYTGEDGFEVMVDSSVGIDLWQSLYDLGVVPCGLGCRDTLRLEAAMALYGQDIDDTTTPLEAGLGWLVHLDTKGDFIGREVLIQQKAQGMSRKLIGLQTQGRNIARHGYPVLSSDQVVGEVTSGTLSPTLGYPIALAYVPTQLATLKQQLDVEIRGKAYPAVVVKRPFYRSKNRVPN from the coding sequence GTGGCTAATCAAGAAAATACTCCCCTGTCGGCAGTCGCTCATGGAGGAAACCCTCAAGACCGCGCTGCCTCCCAATCTCTGACGCGAACCCCTTTATATCAAATGGGTGTAGAACTCAAAGCCAGATTCACCAGCTTTGGGGGCTGGGAAATGCCCATACAATACAGCGGTATCACCCAAGAACACCACGCTGTCAGAAATACTGCGGGAATGTTCGATATTTCTCACATGGGCAAATTTACCCTCCAAGGTAAAAACCTGATTTCCCAACTTGAGTATTTAGTTCCTTCCGATTTAAGTCGTTTACAGCCTGGACAAGCGCAATATACCGTCTTACTTAACCCCCAGGGCGGAATCATTGACGACATCATTATTTATTACCAGGATACAGACAGTGCTGGTAAGCAAAATTTAGTCATCATTGTTAACGCCTCAACTACCGACAAAGACAAACAATGGCTATTGGCACATCTTGATCTTGATGTAGTTAAATTTCAAGACCTGTCACAGGATAAAATCTTAATTGCTGTTCAAGGCCCAACAGCTACTCATTCGCTGCAATCCTTAATTTCAGCAGACTTATCACCTATTAAGGCTTTTGGGCATTTAGAAACAACCATTTTTGGAAAACACGCATTCCTCGCCCGGACAGGGTACACTGGCGAAGATGGTTTTGAGGTGATGGTAGATTCATCAGTGGGTATAGATTTGTGGCAGAGTTTATATGATCTTGGTGTTGTGCCTTGCGGACTTGGTTGTAGAGATACATTGCGTTTAGAAGCGGCAATGGCACTTTATGGGCAAGATATTGATGATACCACCACACCGCTAGAAGCTGGTTTGGGTTGGTTAGTACATTTAGATACTAAAGGTGATTTCATTGGTCGGGAAGTTTTAATACAGCAGAAAGCCCAAGGAATGTCCCGTAAACTCATAGGTTTGCAAACACAAGGACGAAATATTGCCCGCCACGGCTACCCTGTATTATCATCAGATCAGGTCGTAGGAGAAGTAACAAGTGGTACTCTCTCACCTACGCTTGGTTATCCCATAGCCTTAGCTTATGTTCCCACCCAGTTAGCAACCCTCAAGCAGCAGCTAGATGTGGAAATTCGCGGCAAGGCTTATCCTGCGGTAGTTGTAAAACGCCCATTTTATCGCTCAAAGAATCGTGTTCCTAACTGA
- a CDS encoding phosphate/phosphite/phosphonate ABC transporter substrate-binding protein — protein MTINKKEFWGISGGLLALTGMALSGLGYMQICIANPLKNQPAPRLVAQKMNPLTIVFPSRADSTDLQNKANNVAAFLSQELGIPVKAQVGDETAAVEALRANRADVAFLSSRPALKAEQLANSRLYLAEVRKNYSGRYTYNSIFIVPNNSQLKSKNSPKATLEQLRGKTIAFTSPTSGSGFIFPVSELVKQGFVPNRDRLDSFFGKVSYGGNYSKALDAVVRGQADVAVVSEYALFPPYLAAENRDKVRILHKISGVPAHGIAIDDDVPVIIREKLINALLKLNKSENNQLLSSLYNSTELVRVDHNRHLQPVREALKNAGME, from the coding sequence ATGACAATAAATAAAAAGGAATTTTGGGGGATTAGTGGAGGGTTGTTAGCCTTGACGGGAATGGCTTTGAGTGGTTTGGGTTATATGCAAATATGCATAGCTAACCCCTTGAAAAATCAACCAGCACCACGCTTAGTTGCTCAGAAAATGAACCCTTTAACTATAGTTTTTCCTAGTCGTGCTGATTCCACTGACTTGCAAAATAAAGCTAATAATGTGGCTGCTTTTTTATCTCAGGAGTTAGGGATACCTGTTAAAGCGCAAGTAGGTGATGAGACAGCCGCAGTAGAAGCTTTAAGAGCAAATCGGGCTGATGTAGCGTTTTTAAGTAGCCGTCCGGCTTTAAAGGCTGAACAATTAGCAAATTCTCGGTTATATTTGGCTGAAGTTCGCAAAAATTACTCTGGTAGGTATACTTATAATTCTATTTTTATTGTTCCCAATAATAGCCAATTAAAAAGTAAAAATTCTCCAAAAGCAACTTTAGAACAACTCAGAGGAAAAACTATTGCTTTTACTTCTCCAACATCTGGTTCTGGGTTTATTTTTCCCGTAAGTGAGTTAGTTAAACAGGGTTTTGTCCCTAACCGCGATCGCTTGGATAGCTTCTTTGGTAAAGTTAGTTATGGTGGAAATTATAGTAAAGCCTTAGATGCTGTAGTTAGAGGTCAAGCAGATGTAGCGGTAGTCTCAGAATATGCTCTTTTCCCTCCCTATTTGGCGGCTGAGAATAGAGATAAAGTCAGGATATTACATAAAATTTCTGGTGTTCCGGCTCATGGGATTGCGATTGATGATGATGTCCCAGTTATCATTAGAGAAAAGCTAATTAATGCTTTATTAAAGTTAAACAAATCCGAAAACAATCAATTACTAAGCAGTTTATATAATTCCACAGAATTGGTAAGAGTTGATCATAATCGTCATCTTCAACCAGTGCGGGAAGCGCTGAAAAATGCGGGGATGGAATAA
- a CDS encoding class I SAM-dependent methyltransferase gives MKELELLKNLYSQDLETRKNWYSHVAEVYNKFRPRYPQEIINGAVEVAQLSTKANILELGCGPGNATLAFAQLGFSMICLEPSLAACNLAKQNCVIYPQVEIQQTTFEEWELETGKFDAVLAATSYHWINPEFGNSKISQALRNHGNLILLWNMTPQPEYEIYQNFREIYQKYAPLLDRYEDIETQKEIVQALGQKAIDSGKFKNLVSEQVVCRVNYYMDDFLLLLSTYTQYLKLDIETRTCLFTALRKKIEDHYGGNIQITYISAFQVAKKA, from the coding sequence ATGAAAGAACTGGAACTACTAAAAAACTTATATTCTCAAGATTTAGAAACTAGAAAAAACTGGTATTCTCATGTAGCAGAAGTTTATAATAAATTCAGACCTCGCTATCCACAAGAAATTATTAATGGTGCTGTAGAAGTAGCTCAACTTTCCACCAAAGCCAATATTCTAGAATTAGGTTGTGGACCGGGAAATGCAACTTTAGCATTTGCTCAATTAGGTTTTTCTATGATTTGTTTAGAACCAAGTTTAGCAGCTTGTAATTTAGCAAAACAAAATTGTGTAATCTATCCACAGGTGGAAATTCAGCAAACAACCTTTGAAGAATGGGAACTAGAAACCGGAAAATTTGATGCTGTTTTAGCAGCAACTTCTTACCATTGGATTAATCCTGAATTTGGTAATAGCAAAATTTCTCAAGCTTTACGGAATCATGGTAATTTAATTTTGCTGTGGAATATGACACCGCAACCAGAATATGAAATATATCAAAATTTTCGGGAAATTTATCAAAAGTATGCTCCACTTTTAGACAGATATGAAGATATAGAAACTCAAAAAGAGATAGTGCAAGCTTTAGGACAAAAAGCCATTGATTCAGGTAAATTCAAAAATTTAGTTTCCGAACAAGTTGTCTGTAGAGTTAATTATTATATGGATGACTTTTTACTGCTTTTAAGCACCTATACACAATACCTAAAACTAGATATAGAAACCAGAACTTGTTTATTTACAGCATTACGAAAAAAGATCGAAGATCATTATGGAGGAAATATCCAAATTACCTATATCTCAGCTTTTCAAGTTGCGAAAAAAGCCTAA
- a CDS encoding hybrid sensor histidine kinase/response regulator, whose protein sequence is MTKDKELEIQMQFLEEATDYLNTLEGILLEIDTSKRIELEHINAAMRAAHSIKGGAAMMGFRVLSDLAHKLEDAFKVLKTQKDSLELDTHLQSLLLSSVDWLRQIVELLAKGNDLDDSWLGKFCYPVFDELYERLGEPTPEDITTLLSSEDDPEIIPLLFETEVEEYLQHLEARLKNSNKSGLRAELVMMATELGGLGEMLQLTAFTQLCQSVSHYLETDPDSAVEIADLALKAWRQSQTLVLSNLRGNLPTRIDFGKVINHNLPEPLNKQDYLLNKSAISDFQLLENVELSPESADSGLASENLPIDYKYTERKTDIHLFPKERENQENTVRVPSKHLEKINDLFGEVIIQRNGLNVQMERLRKLVRNLSQRVQILDQENQELRTAYTKMITHNHLVEESANHGNQGTENNFIEQDSYQKLNLLSQNVMETIVQVAEVTSDIQLSVDDTDQIARKLNKTSKQLQRQLTQVRMRPFSDLVERFPRAIRDLNVEYGKNVQLKIEGGNTLIERGILEALNEPLMHLLRNAFDHGIEDPTTRKTQGKPEQGLIEMKAVYHSNRTIITIRDDGQGISLEKIRHRALKMGLDDSLLASASDEELLSLIFEPGFSTSEQVTALSGRGVGMDVVRNNLKLARGDVNVDTQAGVGTKFTLSVPFTLSVARVLLVESDRLVLAFFTDVIEEIFLLEQEQIFFLDGKEFINWQNHQLPLLRLNSYFEFNCSRYNNLELETLPIINAISVLIVKHDHQQVAVQVERCWGEQEVAIRQVEGNIPLPSGFNNCTILGDGRVVPLINTNDLVLWITTGERPHISNKLPTTRLQTAFLKPPKVATVKQPSRQKGVILIVDDSINVRRYLALTLEKGGYQVEQAKDGQEALEKLESGLQVQAVICDIEMPRIDGYSFLERINNNTELRNIPVAMLTSRSSSKHRQLAMQLGAKAYFSKPYNEQELLRTLEEIIFQIAETT, encoded by the coding sequence ATGACGAAAGATAAAGAATTAGAAATCCAGATGCAATTTCTGGAAGAAGCAACTGATTATCTCAATACTTTAGAAGGAATATTACTGGAAATTGACACCAGTAAACGCATCGAACTAGAACATATTAATGCTGCTATGCGAGCCGCTCATTCTATTAAAGGTGGAGCAGCTATGATGGGATTTCGGGTATTAAGTGATTTAGCTCATAAATTGGAAGATGCTTTTAAAGTTTTAAAGACTCAGAAAGATTCCTTGGAACTTGATACTCATTTACAAAGTTTATTACTATCTAGTGTTGATTGGTTGCGACAGATTGTGGAATTACTGGCCAAGGGTAATGATTTAGATGATAGTTGGTTAGGAAAATTTTGTTACCCAGTTTTTGACGAACTTTATGAGCGTTTAGGTGAACCTACCCCAGAAGATATCACAACTTTACTATCATCAGAAGATGATCCAGAAATTATTCCTTTATTATTTGAAACTGAAGTTGAAGAGTATTTACAACACCTAGAAGCTAGATTAAAAAATAGTAACAAATCGGGTTTAAGAGCAGAGTTGGTAATGATGGCAACTGAGTTAGGTGGGTTAGGAGAAATGCTGCAATTAACGGCATTTACCCAACTATGTCAATCAGTTAGTCATTACTTAGAAACTGATCCTGATAGTGCTGTGGAAATTGCTGATTTAGCATTAAAAGCATGGCGACAATCTCAAACTTTAGTATTAAGTAATCTTCGAGGTAATTTACCAACAAGAATTGATTTTGGTAAAGTTATTAATCATAATCTTCCTGAGCCATTAAATAAACAGGATTATTTATTAAATAAATCAGCTATTTCTGATTTTCAATTATTAGAAAATGTCGAATTATCTCCAGAAAGTGCTGATAGCGGATTGGCTTCAGAGAATCTGCCAATAGATTACAAATATACCGAACGCAAAACTGATATTCATTTATTTCCTAAAGAAAGAGAAAATCAGGAAAATACAGTTAGAGTTCCTAGTAAACATTTAGAGAAAATTAATGATTTGTTTGGAGAAGTAATTATTCAACGTAATGGGTTAAATGTGCAAATGGAAAGATTACGTAAATTGGTGCGTAATCTCAGTCAAAGAGTCCAAATTCTTGATCAAGAAAATCAAGAACTGCGAACAGCTTATACAAAAATGATAACTCATAATCATCTGGTAGAGGAATCAGCTAATCATGGTAATCAAGGAACAGAAAATAATTTTATAGAACAAGATAGCTATCAAAAATTGAATCTTTTATCTCAAAATGTCATGGAAACTATTGTTCAAGTTGCAGAAGTTACCAGTGATATCCAATTAAGTGTGGATGATACAGACCAAATAGCGCGAAAACTGAATAAAACTTCTAAACAATTGCAAAGACAATTAACTCAGGTGAGAATGCGTCCTTTTTCTGATTTAGTGGAACGTTTTCCTAGAGCTATTAGAGATTTAAATGTTGAATATGGAAAAAATGTGCAGTTGAAAATTGAAGGTGGAAATACTTTAATTGAAAGAGGTATTTTAGAGGCTTTAAATGAGCCTTTAATGCACTTGTTACGCAATGCTTTTGATCATGGAATTGAAGATCCTACTACTCGTAAAACTCAAGGAAAACCCGAACAAGGGTTAATTGAAATGAAGGCAGTTTATCATAGTAATCGCACAATTATTACTATCCGTGATGATGGTCAAGGTATTTCTTTAGAAAAAATTCGTCACCGCGCTTTAAAAATGGGTTTGGATGATTCTTTATTGGCGAGCGCTAGTGATGAAGAACTACTATCATTGATTTTTGAACCAGGATTTAGCACCTCGGAACAGGTAACAGCCTTATCTGGTCGGGGAGTAGGCATGGATGTAGTCCGTAATAACCTGAAATTAGCGCGAGGAGATGTGAATGTTGACACCCAAGCCGGAGTGGGGACGAAATTTACTTTATCAGTCCCATTTACCTTGTCAGTCGCGCGGGTTTTATTGGTTGAGAGCGATCGCTTAGTGTTAGCATTTTTTACAGACGTAATCGAGGAAATTTTCCTCCTAGAACAGGAGCAAATCTTCTTCCTAGACGGCAAAGAATTTATTAACTGGCAAAACCATCAATTACCATTGCTGCGTCTAAATAGTTACTTTGAGTTTAACTGCTCCCGCTACAATAACCTGGAATTAGAAACTTTGCCGATCATTAATGCTATAAGTGTATTGATAGTCAAACATGATCATCAACAGGTCGCAGTTCAAGTAGAACGCTGCTGGGGTGAGCAAGAGGTAGCTATTCGTCAAGTAGAAGGTAATATTCCCCTTCCCAGTGGGTTTAATAACTGTACAATTCTTGGTGATGGTCGAGTAGTTCCCCTGATTAATACTAATGATTTAGTCTTATGGATTACAACAGGTGAACGTCCCCATATCAGTAATAAATTACCAACAACTAGATTACAAACTGCATTCCTCAAACCGCCAAAAGTAGCAACTGTCAAACAACCTAGTCGCCAAAAAGGGGTAATTTTAATTGTTGATGATTCGATTAATGTCCGCCGTTACCTCGCCCTAACTCTTGAAAAAGGTGGGTATCAAGTAGAACAAGCTAAAGATGGTCAAGAAGCTTTAGAAAAGCTGGAAAGTGGTTTACAAGTGCAAGCGGTAATTTGTGATATTGAAATGCCCCGTATTGATGGTTATAGCTTTTTAGAGCGGATTAATAACAATACAGAGTTAAGAAATATTCCTGTAGCCATGTTAACTTCCCGTAGTAGTAGTAAACATCGTCAGTTAGCTATGCAATTAGGGGCAAAAGCCTATTTTTCCAAACCATATAATGAGCAAGAATTATTAAGGACATTAGAAGAAATAATTTTCCAGATTGCAGAAACAACATGA
- the phnE gene encoding phosphonate ABC transporter, permease protein PhnE translates to MKKISNSQIFHRYPGFIPSLVFLLMIGVYIWALQGLKVDLKLLKDSFPFIIDFISRLFPPNLQVLDIAIKGLIETVQMSVWGTSLGAVLSLPIAIASSNNIAPLWLRWIANLLQNAVRSVPSIILGLIFVAATGLGAPAGTLALSIYTIGYLAKFYQQAIESVDHRSLESLQVIGASKIQIVQYGILPQILPLGLGYTLWMFEYNIRAASVLGVVGAGGIGFQLKSYIDGFEYTKATTMMLVLLVVVTVIDWFSSKLRRYLESI, encoded by the coding sequence ATGAAAAAAATTTCTAATTCACAAATTTTTCATCGTTATCCTGGGTTTATTCCCTCACTTGTATTTCTATTGATGATAGGAGTTTACATTTGGGCATTACAAGGATTAAAAGTTGATCTTAAATTATTAAAAGATAGCTTTCCTTTCATAATAGACTTTATTTCTCGGTTATTTCCTCCCAACTTACAAGTTTTAGATATTGCTATTAAAGGATTAATTGAAACCGTGCAAATGTCTGTCTGGGGAACATCCCTAGGTGCAGTTTTATCATTACCAATTGCCATAGCCAGTTCTAATAATATCGCCCCTTTATGGCTAAGATGGATAGCAAACCTACTGCAAAATGCTGTTCGTTCCGTACCTTCAATTATCTTAGGTTTAATCTTTGTTGCTGCTACAGGTTTAGGCGCACCTGCTGGAACATTGGCATTGTCAATATATACTATTGGTTATCTTGCTAAATTTTATCAACAAGCAATAGAATCTGTAGATCATCGTTCCTTAGAATCTTTACAGGTAATTGGGGCATCGAAAATACAAATTGTCCAGTATGGGATATTACCCCAAATATTACCTTTAGGATTAGGTTACACCCTGTGGATGTTTGAATATAATATTCGTGCTGCTTCGGTTTTAGGAGTAGTTGGTGCTGGGGGAATAGGGTTTCAATTAAAAAGCTATATAGATGGTTTTGAATATACCAAAGCCACAACCATGATGTTAGTGCTATTAGTAGTAGTCACAGTTATTGACTGGTTTAGTAGTAAGTTACGCCGATATTTAGAGTCAATCTAG
- a CDS encoding pentapeptide repeat-containing protein translates to MKYRSILASLILALVLFVFPLSAQAASSSSVTNSLTNKGVGGKDFSGQSLIGIEFTSVKLENTNFNNADLRGAVFNGTLLDTVNFHGVDFSQGIAYLSRFKNSDLSDAVFTEAMMLRSTFDQVDVTGADFTNAILDMIQIKKICINASGVNSKTGVDTRASLGCK, encoded by the coding sequence ATGAAGTATCGCTCAATATTAGCTAGTCTGATTTTAGCCTTAGTGTTGTTTGTGTTTCCCTTATCAGCGCAAGCTGCAAGCTCTTCGAGTGTAACTAATTCTCTTACTAACAAGGGAGTCGGGGGGAAGGACTTTTCTGGACAAAGTTTAATTGGGATTGAGTTTACAAGTGTGAAATTAGAGAATACTAATTTTAACAATGCTGATTTACGTGGTGCTGTATTTAACGGTACTTTACTGGATACTGTGAATTTTCACGGTGTAGATTTTAGTCAAGGTATTGCTTATTTATCAAGATTCAAAAATTCTGATTTAAGTGATGCAGTTTTTACAGAAGCCATGATGTTGCGTTCCACTTTTGATCAGGTTGATGTTACTGGTGCTGATTTTACCAATGCAATTCTAGATATGATACAGATAAAAAAAATCTGTATTAATGCCAGTGGTGTAAATTCTAAAACAGGTGTAGATACTCGTGCATCTTTAGGATGTAAGTAA
- a CDS encoding alpha/beta fold hydrolase has protein sequence MNLLFRNSRIKLSQGVLFWREVGTGIPMIFLHGAWNDGSEWVSIMELLAKNIHCFSPDLLGFGESANPNIHHSIDLQVECLADFLEALKLEKVYLVGNSLGGWIAASYALKYPEQISGLILLAPEGVAAKGQKKEWQKRRRLFNCSPLIIKFLRFILPLMRLIGWEERIVKDLELRRELLQSSTACQLLFNRKKPEIEAELLENYLPEIKVPCLILQGSQDTKTAISKSNTYARLIPQVQLHNIAHGESNLPETCAGVVAEAIWDFLNK, from the coding sequence ATGAATCTTTTATTTCGTAACTCCCGAATCAAACTTAGTCAAGGGGTACTGTTTTGGCGTGAAGTTGGTACAGGAATACCCATGATTTTTCTACATGGTGCATGGAATGATGGCAGCGAATGGGTATCGATAATGGAACTATTGGCTAAAAATATCCATTGCTTCTCACCAGATTTGCTAGGTTTTGGTGAATCTGCAAATCCTAATATTCACCATTCTATAGATTTGCAAGTCGAGTGTTTAGCTGATTTTTTAGAAGCTTTGAAATTAGAAAAAGTTTATTTAGTTGGTAATTCTCTTGGTGGTTGGATTGCGGCTAGTTATGCTTTAAAATATCCAGAGCAAATATCTGGTTTAATATTGTTAGCGCCGGAGGGTGTCGCAGCAAAAGGACAAAAAAAGGAATGGCAAAAAAGACGGCGGTTATTTAACTGTTCACCATTGATAATTAAATTTTTACGCTTCATTCTGCCGCTGATGAGATTGATTGGTTGGGAAGAAAGAATTGTTAAAGATTTAGAATTAAGAAGAGAATTATTACAATCCTCTACGGCTTGTCAATTACTTTTTAACCGCAAGAAACCAGAAATAGAAGCAGAATTATTAGAAAACTACTTACCAGAAATTAAAGTTCCCTGTTTGATTTTACAAGGTAGTCAAGATACAAAAACTGCTATATCAAAAAGTAATACTTATGCTCGATTAATTCCTCAAGTTCAGTTACATAATATTGCTCATGGGGAAAGTAATTTACCAGAAACTTGTGCTGGGGTTGTTGCTGAAGCTATTTGGGATTTTCTTAATAAGTAG
- a CDS encoding NUDIX hydrolase, protein MIQSTRGLWHFGQTVLGIIFRHPITGTSIIPILPDGQIVLIRRKDDGRWSLPGGMVDWGEDVPHAVRRELMEETGLEVVTIRRLVGVYSSPNRDPRIHSICITVEVEVQGKMAITDSLEVMEIQAFPPSSLPKPDMSHDHFRQLQDYLNGLTTLA, encoded by the coding sequence ATGATTCAGTCCACACGGGGTTTATGGCACTTTGGACAAACGGTACTGGGTATTATATTCCGCCACCCCATTACTGGTACAAGTATTATCCCCATTTTACCTGATGGTCAGATTGTTCTCATTAGAAGAAAGGATGATGGTCGTTGGTCATTGCCTGGTGGTATGGTGGATTGGGGAGAAGATGTTCCTCATGCAGTCCGTCGGGAATTGATGGAGGAAACAGGGCTAGAAGTGGTCACAATTCGCCGTTTAGTGGGAGTTTACTCTTCACCAAATCGTGATCCTCGGATTCATTCTATCTGTATTACTGTTGAAGTCGAAGTTCAGGGAAAAATGGCAATAACAGATTCCTTAGAAGTCATGGAAATTCAAGCTTTTCCTCCTAGTTCTTTACCAAAACCAGATATGTCTCATGATCATTTTCGTCAGTTGCAAGACTATTTAAATGGCTTAACAACACTTGCATAA
- a CDS encoding phosphonate ABC transporter ATP-binding protein — protein MTPSSEVITNYHLSKSNVNFIECCHLETDYIASLHRPILNNINCQINQGEFVVLLGLNGAGKSTLLKSLVGLVPLVKGEITINGVSVGDQNLPQIRRDVGMLFQGGGLIRQLSAIDNVLCGKLGVRKTRQTLWGFPQRDRTLALELLIQLGLREQIYQKTSQLSGGQQQKVAIARALMQSPQILLADEPTTGLDVVASQQVMTTLSELHQQGLTIITVLHDLALATEYAQRAIILDSGKVVYDGKCENLQAQFSSHII, from the coding sequence ATGACTCCTTCCTCTGAAGTAATTACAAATTATCATTTATCTAAAAGTAACGTGAATTTTATTGAATGTTGTCATTTAGAAACAGATTATATTGCATCTCTACACCGGCCAATTTTAAATAATATTAATTGCCAAATTAATCAAGGTGAATTTGTCGTATTGTTAGGATTGAATGGGGCAGGTAAATCAACATTATTGAAATCACTTGTGGGTTTAGTTCCCTTAGTTAAGGGAGAAATTACAATTAATGGTGTTTCTGTGGGTGATCAAAACTTACCGCAAATTCGTCGAGATGTGGGAATGTTATTTCAAGGAGGGGGATTAATTCGTCAATTATCAGCAATTGATAATGTTTTATGTGGAAAATTGGGAGTGAGAAAGACGAGACAAACTTTATGGGGATTTCCGCAACGCGATCGCACATTAGCCTTAGAATTATTAATACAATTAGGTTTAAGAGAACAAATATATCAAAAAACTAGTCAATTGAGTGGTGGACAACAACAAAAAGTAGCAATTGCTAGAGCATTAATGCAATCTCCACAAATACTTTTAGCCGATGAACCTACCACAGGTTTAGATGTGGTAGCCTCACAACAAGTCATGACAACTTTATCAGAATTGCATCAACAAGGATTAACTATTATTACCGTTTTACATGATTTAGCACTAGCTACAGAATACGCTCAAAGGGCAATAATTCTAGATAGTGGAAAAGTAGTTTATGATGGTAAATGTGAAAATTTACAAGCGCAATTTTCATCACATATCATTTAA